A genomic window from Halogeometricum borinquense DSM 11551 includes:
- a CDS encoding CDC48 family AAA ATPase, whose product MADDEGLELTVRGAEKRDAGRGIARLPESARQRLGVLSGDTVVVEGSRETVAKVWPADGGTPDGVVLIDADTRANADAKIGETVHVRKVDVEDARSVTLSMPDDVAFSDDDRAVELIKRAIQDRPIQSGGQIRFESLSADPFVISETSPDGMVRVTSSTRLKLAKQGTVSRVVTSVSGGGDGDSDKPTGVTYEDIGGLDEELDLVREMIELPLSEPEVFAHLGVDPPKGVLLHGPPGTGKTLIAKAVATEVDATFITISGPEIMSKFKGESEEKLREKFEEARTNAPAIIFFDEIDSIATKRDDGGDVENRVVGQLLSLMDGLDARGDVIVIGATNRVDSLDPALRRGGRFDREIEIGVPNEVGRREILEVHTRRMPLADDVDMDRLAARTHGFVGADLESLAKEAAMTALRRARRGGGESVSFTELEVSRENFETAMASVEPSAMREYVAEAPTTTFDDVGGLEEAKRTLERSVTWPLTYAPLFEAANTSPPSGVLLHGPPGTGKTLLARAIAGESEVNFIHVAGPELLDRYVGESEKSVREVFERARQAAPAIVFFDEIDAIATNRDAMGSDSGVGERVVSQLLTELDRLVDNPNVVVLAATNRKETLDPALLRPGRLESHVLVPQPDVDARRAILEVHTKEKPLGDNVDLDELAAHMDGLSGADIQAVCRDATMRAIEAIADAYEGAAANEHADEILVTQEHFEAALDAVAGEDE is encoded by the coding sequence ATGGCAGACGACGAGGGCCTCGAACTCACCGTTCGGGGCGCAGAGAAGCGAGACGCCGGTCGGGGGATCGCCCGCCTCCCCGAGTCGGCGCGGCAGCGTCTCGGCGTCCTCAGCGGTGATACGGTGGTCGTCGAAGGTTCCCGCGAAACAGTTGCAAAAGTGTGGCCCGCGGACGGCGGTACTCCCGATGGCGTCGTTCTCATCGACGCCGACACGCGAGCGAACGCCGACGCGAAGATCGGTGAAACGGTTCACGTCCGAAAAGTCGATGTCGAGGACGCTCGGTCGGTGACGCTGTCGATGCCAGACGACGTTGCGTTCTCCGACGACGACAGGGCGGTCGAACTCATCAAGCGAGCGATTCAAGATCGACCCATCCAGTCGGGCGGACAGATTCGTTTCGAATCGCTGAGTGCAGATCCGTTCGTCATCAGCGAGACGTCCCCGGACGGCATGGTGCGCGTCACCTCCTCCACGCGCCTGAAACTCGCCAAACAGGGAACCGTGAGTCGCGTCGTCACGAGCGTTTCCGGCGGCGGAGACGGCGACTCCGACAAGCCAACCGGCGTCACCTACGAAGACATCGGCGGACTGGACGAGGAGTTAGACCTCGTCCGCGAGATGATCGAACTCCCCCTCTCGGAACCCGAAGTATTCGCCCACCTCGGGGTTGACCCACCGAAAGGTGTCCTCCTGCACGGCCCGCCGGGGACGGGGAAGACGCTCATCGCCAAAGCCGTCGCCACCGAGGTTGACGCGACGTTCATCACCATCTCCGGCCCGGAGATCATGTCGAAGTTCAAGGGCGAGTCGGAAGAAAAACTCAGAGAGAAGTTCGAGGAAGCGCGGACGAACGCGCCGGCGATCATCTTCTTCGACGAAATCGACTCGATAGCGACGAAGCGAGATGACGGCGGCGACGTAGAGAACCGCGTCGTCGGCCAACTGCTCAGTCTGATGGACGGCTTGGACGCCCGCGGGGACGTTATCGTCATCGGCGCGACCAACCGCGTCGATTCCTTAGACCCCGCTCTCCGACGCGGCGGCCGATTCGACCGCGAAATCGAAATCGGCGTGCCAAACGAGGTGGGCCGCCGTGAGATTCTCGAAGTCCACACCCGGCGGATGCCGCTCGCCGACGACGTGGATATGGACCGCCTCGCCGCGCGAACGCACGGGTTCGTCGGTGCCGACTTGGAGTCGCTGGCGAAGGAAGCCGCGATGACTGCCCTCCGACGCGCACGCCGCGGCGGCGGCGAGTCGGTGTCGTTCACGGAGTTGGAAGTCTCCCGCGAAAACTTCGAGACGGCGATGGCGAGCGTCGAACCCTCCGCGATGCGCGAGTACGTTGCGGAAGCGCCGACGACGACGTTCGACGACGTGGGCGGTCTGGAGGAAGCAAAGCGAACGCTCGAACGGTCCGTGACGTGGCCGCTCACCTACGCGCCGCTGTTCGAGGCAGCGAACACGTCGCCGCCGTCGGGCGTCCTTCTGCACGGCCCGCCGGGGACGGGGAAAACCCTTCTCGCGCGGGCAATCGCGGGCGAGAGCGAAGTGAACTTCATTCATGTCGCCGGACCGGAGTTGCTGGACCGCTACGTCGGCGAGTCAGAAAAGTCCGTCCGCGAGGTGTTCGAACGTGCGCGACAGGCCGCACCTGCCATCGTTTTCTTCGACGAAATCGACGCGATAGCGACCAACCGCGATGCGATGGGATCGGATTCGGGCGTCGGTGAACGCGTCGTCTCGCAACTCCTGACAGAATTGGATCGCCTCGTGGACAACCCCAACGTCGTCGTCCTCGCGGCGACAAACCGGAAGGAGACGCTCGATCCCGCTCTTCTCCGACCCGGTCGTCTGGAGTCGCACGTCCTCGTTCCGCAACCCGACGTGGACGCGCGGCGGGCTATCCTCGAGGTCCACACGAAGGAGAAACCGCTCGGAGACAACGTTGACTTGGACGAACTCGCCGCGCACATGGACGGCCTATCCGGTGCTGACATCCAAGCCGTCTGCCGCGACGCGACGATGCGGGCTATCGAAGCGATAGCGGACGCCTACGAGGGTGCGGCGGCGAACGAACACGCCGACGAGATTCTGGTGACGCAGGAACACTTCGAGGCCGCCCTCGACGCCGTCGCTGGCGAGGACGAGTAA
- a CDS encoding DUF7128 family protein, whose amino-acid sequence MVSTTQKDDAEWFRCEECGLLFDSEIDATTHERNCDGEDGPSYLQ is encoded by the coding sequence ATGGTGTCCACCACGCAGAAGGACGATGCGGAATGGTTCCGCTGTGAGGAGTGCGGCTTGCTGTTCGACTCCGAAATCGACGCCACGACGCACGAGCGCAACTGCGACGGTGAGGACGGCCCGTCGTATCTCCAGTAG
- a CDS encoding DUF7508 domain-containing protein, whose translation MSLRKRWRPLERATIGSAPDAYGVIEFGDDEGDVLRATAGFLPDELREELSYGEASKVRWKRAQSRDHADRLLDDL comes from the coding sequence ATGTCGCTCCGAAAGCGCTGGCGACCGCTCGAACGAGCGACTATCGGGTCGGCACCGGACGCGTACGGCGTCATCGAGTTCGGCGACGACGAGGGCGACGTTCTCCGCGCAACTGCCGGATTTTTGCCCGACGAACTGCGGGAGGAACTCTCGTACGGCGAGGCGTCGAAGGTCCGCTGGAAGCGGGCGCAATCGCGCGACCACGCCGACAGACTCCTCGACGACCTGTAG
- a CDS encoding DUF5796 family protein, with translation MSARNDVPPSTLGVELLDHGVQVEYTDGRTTLYHGVPETVTGTLTTAPGKETHVLVTDPTETEGVMMYVNDLKTHDDILESTGVGRVILDAGEEEELFPGVSVRRTEGMRTEIEADPEVARGRVFVFEEDDWGESSYEFVTE, from the coding sequence ATGAGCGCGCGAAACGACGTACCGCCGAGTACACTCGGCGTCGAACTCCTCGACCACGGGGTGCAGGTCGAGTACACCGACGGGCGGACGACTCTCTACCACGGCGTGCCAGAGACGGTGACGGGGACGCTCACTACGGCTCCTGGAAAGGAGACGCACGTCCTCGTGACGGACCCGACGGAGACGGAGGGTGTGATGATGTACGTGAACGACCTGAAGACGCACGACGACATCCTCGAATCGACCGGCGTCGGCCGCGTCATCTTGGACGCGGGCGAGGAAGAGGAACTGTTTCCGGGCGTCAGTGTCCGCCGGACCGAAGGGATGCGGACCGAAATCGAGGCGGACCCCGAGGTGGCCCGCGGCCGCGTGTTCGTCTTCGAGGAGGACGACTGGGGCGAGTCGTCCTACGAGTTCGTAACCGAGTGA
- a CDS encoding MaoC family dehydratase, translated as MLSYDELAVGDTFEAGETTLTEDEITSFAGEYDPQPFHLDHEAGEESMFGGLVASGLHTYCTCNRLATEAFFSRVAFMGGRGVDELRWQRPVRPGDTLSAAVEVTEKRVSESNPERGYVNVDVTGMNAEGETVITWTVLGMIRRAE; from the coding sequence ATGCTCTCCTACGACGAACTCGCCGTTGGCGATACGTTTGAGGCGGGTGAGACGACGCTGACGGAGGACGAAATCACCTCGTTCGCGGGCGAGTACGACCCACAACCGTTCCATCTCGACCACGAAGCGGGCGAAGAGTCGATGTTCGGCGGTCTCGTCGCAAGCGGCCTCCACACTTACTGTACCTGCAACCGACTGGCGACCGAGGCGTTCTTCTCGCGCGTTGCCTTCATGGGCGGCCGCGGCGTAGACGAGTTACGGTGGCAGCGACCAGTTCGCCCCGGGGATACACTCTCTGCGGCCGTCGAAGTCACCGAGAAGCGCGTCTCCGAGTCGAACCCCGAACGTGGCTACGTGAACGTGGACGTGACCGGGATGAACGCCGAGGGTGAGACGGTCATCACGTGGACCGTCTTGGGGATGATTCGGCGCGCTGAGTAA
- a CDS encoding shikimate kinase yields MHGRAVALGAGTILNALSTGVGSAFAIDAETTATVELDDSESVRGSVAEDADADTRLIERCVELAVERYGDDEYGGTVRTESDVPMAAGLKSSSAAANATVLATADALGVEPDREEACRLGVQAARDVGVTITGAFDDASASMLGGATVTNNDDDELLSREPVEWDVLVWTPDERAYSADADVESCANVAPMAELVAELALDGRYAEAMTVNGLAFSAALDFPTDPAVEAMPHAAGVSLSGTGPSVVAVAERGSAAHQTESGDVDDGDESPLKRLRDLWAKRDGRTWLTTTRNDGASIR; encoded by the coding sequence ATGCACGGCCGCGCAGTCGCACTCGGAGCGGGGACGATTCTGAACGCCCTCTCGACGGGCGTCGGGTCAGCCTTCGCCATCGACGCAGAGACGACGGCAACGGTCGAACTCGACGACTCGGAGTCCGTTCGCGGGTCCGTGGCTGAGGACGCCGACGCCGACACCCGTCTCATCGAGCGATGCGTCGAACTCGCGGTCGAACGGTACGGCGACGACGAGTACGGCGGCACGGTCCGCACGGAAAGCGACGTTCCGATGGCCGCCGGTCTGAAGAGTTCCAGTGCGGCCGCGAACGCGACGGTTCTCGCCACCGCCGACGCGCTCGGTGTCGAACCCGACCGAGAAGAGGCTTGCCGCCTCGGCGTCCAAGCCGCCCGCGACGTTGGCGTCACGATAACGGGCGCGTTCGACGACGCCTCGGCGTCGATGCTCGGCGGCGCGACAGTGACGAACAACGACGACGACGAACTCCTCTCGCGGGAACCGGTCGAGTGGGACGTACTCGTCTGGACGCCGGACGAACGCGCCTACAGCGCCGATGCGGATGTCGAGTCCTGCGCCAATGTCGCCCCGATGGCCGAACTCGTCGCTGAACTCGCTCTCGACGGGCGCTACGCCGAGGCCATGACGGTCAACGGCCTCGCCTTTTCTGCGGCCTTGGACTTCCCTACTGACCCCGCCGTGGAGGCGATGCCGCACGCGGCGGGCGTCTCTCTTTCCGGTACCGGACCGAGTGTCGTCGCCGTCGCAGAGCGCGGGTCTGCGGCCCACCAGACGGAGTCCGGTGATGTTGACGACGGAGACGAGTCGCCGCTCAAACGCCTTCGAGACCTGTGGGCGAAGCGAGACGGCAGGACGTGGCTGACCACGACACGAAACGACGGAGCATCTATCCGATGA
- a CDS encoding chorismate mutase, whose product MTRDTHPTNETTEKRPDEMSLDELRDEIADIDRELVELIARRTYVADTVARVKDERDLPTTDESQEEVVMERAGENAERFDVDSNLVKAIFRLLIELNKVEQRESR is encoded by the coding sequence ATGACACGAGACACGCACCCGACAAACGAGACGACCGAGAAACGCCCCGACGAGATGAGCCTCGACGAACTGCGCGATGAGATTGCGGACATCGACCGCGAGTTAGTCGAACTCATCGCCCGCCGAACGTACGTCGCCGACACCGTGGCGCGAGTAAAAGACGAACGCGACCTTCCGACGACTGACGAATCGCAAGAGGAAGTCGTGATGGAACGCGCTGGCGAAAACGCCGAACGCTTCGACGTGGACTCGAACCTCGTGAAAGCCATCTTCCGGTTGCTGATCGAGTTGAACAAAGTGGAGCAGCGCGAATCCCGCTGA
- the surE gene encoding 5'/3'-nucleotidase SurE, giving the protein MDDAFSILLTNDDGIESTGFRALYEAFDQFADVTAVAPAADQSAVGRKMSNDVDVTEHELGYAIDGTPADCTVVGLEALCPDVDMVVAGCNKGANIGAYVLGRSGTVSAAVEAAFFDVPAMAVSLYVPPGGDVPWTEKADDIADYRHAADAATYLAKNAPEAGVFEEAEYLNVNAPMPNGQDPAPIEITTPSKMYAMTARHDDENGRITLHDRIWERMQSGDIPDPQGTDRRAIVDGRVSVSPLTAPHTTKRHDALDSLAESYLAE; this is encoded by the coding sequence ATGGACGACGCGTTCTCTATCCTCCTGACGAACGACGACGGTATCGAGAGTACCGGCTTTCGAGCGCTGTACGAAGCGTTCGATCAGTTCGCTGACGTGACAGCCGTCGCCCCCGCGGCCGACCAAAGCGCCGTGGGTCGAAAGATGTCCAACGATGTGGATGTGACCGAACACGAATTAGGCTACGCGATTGACGGCACACCCGCAGACTGTACTGTCGTCGGACTGGAAGCGCTCTGTCCCGACGTGGATATGGTCGTCGCGGGGTGTAACAAGGGTGCGAACATCGGCGCGTACGTTCTCGGTCGGTCCGGAACCGTGAGTGCGGCCGTCGAAGCCGCCTTCTTCGACGTGCCGGCGATGGCCGTCTCACTGTACGTTCCGCCCGGCGGCGACGTGCCGTGGACCGAGAAAGCCGACGATATAGCGGATTACCGTCACGCGGCAGATGCGGCGACGTATCTCGCCAAAAACGCGCCGGAGGCGGGCGTCTTCGAGGAAGCAGAGTACTTGAACGTCAACGCGCCGATGCCGAACGGCCAAGATCCAGCGCCAATCGAAATTACGACGCCCTCGAAAATGTACGCGATGACAGCGCGGCACGACGACGAGAACGGACGTATCACGCTTCACGACCGAATCTGGGAGCGGATGCAGAGCGGCGACATCCCGGACCCACAGGGAACCGACCGTCGCGCCATCGTAGACGGACGGGTATCGGTATCACCGCTGACTGCCCCGCACACGACGAAGCGCCACGACGCACTCGACTCGCTCGCTGAGTCGTACCTAGCGGAGTAA
- a CDS encoding small ribosomal subunit Rsm22 family protein, producing MIDRDAVRSNAKYLRNVRPIDPEEICEYIEGTPHPAVVRETLREEAFDLGLVERDDGTFVPVEDEPVPYRDWSPTEFPEAYAFAFEDLLIERYGVNWHRDESGDRLREVIRRLKEDYYYQNEVAYDEEAALGYGIYHLPDYYAAVGYVLDGLAERGLLPRVLRVLDVGAGTGGPALGLHDYLPENSLVEYHAVEPSASADVLEAMLSETRSNFKTTVHRETAEAFDPASVLPDGEGFDLVCFANVLSELDDPTSVAERYLDYVADDGSFVGIAPADLNTSMGLREVERALAPADGDVTVYAPTLRLWPGHAPSDHGWSFDRGEDIVAPSFQRRLDEAGEATEDRDPGDGTFTNETVQFSSVVLRHDGERRVDVTASGERYAKMAEMERHVTNRIDLLAVKLSHDLTEHDGANPLFKVSDGSESVEHYAVLTKRDSLNEWLARADYGDVLVFENVLALWNDDEGAYNLVVDGETVVDRVA from the coding sequence ATGATAGACAGAGACGCCGTGCGGTCGAACGCCAAGTATCTGCGAAACGTTCGACCCATTGATCCCGAGGAGATTTGTGAGTACATCGAGGGAACACCACATCCCGCCGTCGTCCGCGAGACACTGCGCGAGGAGGCGTTCGATCTCGGATTGGTCGAACGCGACGACGGCACGTTCGTTCCCGTCGAAGACGAACCGGTTCCCTACCGCGATTGGTCGCCGACCGAGTTCCCCGAGGCGTACGCGTTCGCTTTCGAGGACCTGTTGATCGAACGCTACGGCGTCAACTGGCACCGTGACGAGTCGGGCGACCGATTGCGCGAGGTGATCCGCCGTCTGAAGGAAGACTACTACTACCAAAACGAGGTGGCGTACGACGAGGAGGCCGCACTCGGATACGGCATCTACCACCTTCCCGACTACTACGCTGCGGTGGGCTACGTCCTCGATGGTCTCGCCGAACGCGGCCTGTTACCTCGTGTTCTCCGCGTTCTCGACGTGGGTGCGGGTACCGGCGGTCCCGCACTCGGTCTGCACGACTACCTGCCCGAGAATAGCCTCGTCGAGTACCACGCCGTCGAACCGTCCGCATCCGCGGATGTACTCGAAGCGATGCTCTCGGAGACCCGCTCGAACTTCAAAACAACAGTTCACCGAGAGACGGCGGAGGCGTTCGATCCCGCCTCAGTGCTGCCCGACGGTGAGGGCTTCGACCTCGTCTGCTTCGCCAACGTTCTCTCAGAACTGGATGATCCGACGTCCGTCGCCGAACGATACCTCGACTACGTGGCCGACGACGGGTCGTTCGTCGGTATCGCACCCGCGGACCTCAACACCAGTATGGGACTCCGCGAAGTAGAGCGTGCCCTCGCACCCGCCGACGGCGACGTGACCGTTTACGCGCCGACACTCCGACTGTGGCCCGGCCACGCCCCGTCGGACCACGGATGGTCGTTCGACCGCGGGGAGGATATCGTCGCACCGTCGTTCCAGCGCCGACTGGACGAGGCAGGCGAGGCAACCGAGGACCGGGACCCCGGCGACGGGACGTTCACAAACGAGACAGTGCAGTTTTCCTCGGTCGTCCTTCGACACGACGGCGAACGCCGCGTTGATGTGACCGCTTCCGGGGAGCGATACGCGAAGATGGCCGAGATGGAGCGCCACGTCACGAACCGCATCGACCTCCTCGCGGTGAAACTCAGCCACGACCTAACCGAACACGATGGGGCGAACCCGCTGTTCAAAGTAAGCGACGGGAGCGAATCGGTCGAACACTACGCTGTCCTGACGAAGCGCGATTCGCTGAACGAGTGGCTCGCCCGCGCCGACTACGGCGACGTACTCGTCTTCGAGAACGTCCTCGCGCTGTGGAACGATGACGAGGGTGCGTACAACCTCGTCGTGGACGGCGAGACGGTCGTCGATAGAGTCGCCTGA
- a CDS encoding prephenate dehydrogenase/arogenate dehydrogenase family protein codes for MEVLVIGAGEMGRWVGSTLTAEFDVAFADRDPDAARAAATSTDGRTVSLATEETFDAVCLAVPISAVDEAVFDHAPRAERAVFDVTGVMDAPVTAMREAAADRERLSLHPLFAAANAPGTVAAVRDAPGPVTERVCDTLSAAGNEVFETTPAEHDEAMETVQASAHAAVLAYALAAEDVREEFATPVSESLSSLVETVTGGTPRVYREIQESFPGADRVADAATELASADAKTFEQLYRDASTRPDARDANPEPDAATELDSESEDDR; via the coding sequence ATGGAGGTACTCGTCATCGGCGCGGGTGAGATGGGCCGGTGGGTGGGTTCGACGCTCACCGCCGAGTTCGACGTGGCGTTCGCGGACCGCGACCCGGATGCCGCACGCGCCGCCGCGACGAGTACCGACGGGAGAACCGTCTCGCTTGCGACCGAGGAGACCTTCGACGCCGTCTGTCTGGCTGTCCCCATCTCGGCTGTAGACGAGGCGGTCTTCGACCACGCGCCCCGCGCTGAACGTGCTGTGTTTGATGTGACCGGCGTAATGGACGCTCCGGTGACAGCGATGCGTGAAGCGGCCGCCGACCGAGAACGCCTCAGTCTGCATCCGCTGTTCGCGGCGGCGAACGCACCGGGCACCGTCGCCGCCGTCCGCGATGCTCCCGGTCCGGTGACTGAACGTGTCTGCGACACCCTCTCAGCGGCCGGCAACGAAGTGTTCGAGACGACACCTGCGGAACACGACGAGGCGATGGAGACAGTCCAAGCCAGCGCACATGCCGCAGTTCTCGCGTACGCGCTCGCGGCCGAGGACGTGCGCGAGGAGTTCGCCACGCCCGTCTCGGAGTCACTTTCGTCGCTCGTAGAAACAGTGACGGGCGGCACCCCCCGCGTCTACCGCGAGATTCAGGAGTCGTTTCCGGGCGCCGACAGGGTGGCCGACGCCGCAACCGAACTCGCCAGCGCCGACGCGAAGACGTTCGAACAACTGTACCGAGACGCGAGCACACGACCTGACGCCCGCGACGCCAACCCCGAACCCGACGCCGCAACCGAACTCGACTCAGAATCCGAGGACGACCGATGA
- a CDS encoding SDR family oxidoreductase: MVENKLDGRVAFITGTSRGIGKALALELADAGVKVVSTGKTVEEKDELPGTIVETTEEIRSRGGESIWRQIDVRDEESVAAAIEDTVEEFGGIDFVINNAGAIHIAPFEETPPRRYDLLTEVNVRGTYVTTQAALPHLRESDHAHVLAFSPPVTNPARPGMAAYAVSKYGMTIVMQSLADELSGDDIALNSLWPVAAIESEATRHFGMGTPEDWRTPQVVCDAVTEILGRNPSECTGNAFYDEEILRDVGVEDFDQYNVVEEADPGPMSAHLFDPDYERPNQ, translated from the coding sequence ATGGTCGAGAATAAACTAGACGGGCGTGTAGCGTTTATCACTGGAACGAGCCGAGGAATCGGCAAAGCGTTGGCGCTGGAACTGGCGGACGCGGGCGTGAAAGTCGTCTCTACGGGGAAGACCGTCGAAGAGAAAGACGAGTTGCCGGGCACTATCGTAGAGACGACCGAAGAGATTCGATCTCGCGGCGGTGAGTCCATCTGGCGACAGATAGACGTCCGCGACGAGGAGTCCGTTGCGGCCGCTATCGAGGACACTGTCGAAGAGTTCGGCGGTATCGACTTCGTCATCAACAACGCCGGAGCGATTCATATCGCCCCGTTCGAGGAGACGCCCCCGAGGCGGTACGACCTCCTGACAGAAGTGAACGTACGCGGGACGTACGTGACGACGCAGGCGGCCCTCCCGCACCTGCGTGAGAGCGATCATGCGCACGTCCTCGCGTTCTCGCCGCCCGTGACGAACCCCGCTCGTCCCGGGATGGCCGCCTACGCCGTCTCGAAGTACGGGATGACCATCGTGATGCAGTCGTTAGCCGACGAACTCTCCGGCGACGATATCGCGCTGAACAGTCTGTGGCCTGTCGCCGCAATCGAGTCCGAGGCGACGCGACACTTCGGGATGGGGACACCGGAGGACTGGCGTACTCCGCAGGTGGTCTGTGACGCCGTCACCGAAATCCTCGGTCGCAATCCGTCGGAGTGTACCGGAAACGCGTTCTACGACGAGGAGATTCTCCGCGATGTGGGCGTCGAGGATTTCGACCAGTACAACGTCGTCGAAGAAGCCGACCCCGGCCCGATGTCGGCACATTTATTCGACCCCGACTACGAGCGACCAAACCAGTAG
- a CDS encoding M24 family metallopeptidase, whose translation MDPDFSPLDDLLEAEDADGYLVDDTSHNSTQKYLSGFEAHDPFVTLYTPEKTILLVSALEYGRAKKQSRADEVRRVAEYDYRELVSEHGPAEAKARAHAEFLDEYDVASVLTPERFPLGPADGLRERGVAVEAEESDRVTEIRATKTDEEIEHVRAAQNANEEAMRAAENLIAAADVEDGTLVYEGAPLTSERVKEEIEVTLLRHGCGLDDTIVACGANAADPHDQGSGPLHADEAIIIDIFPRSKETGYHADMTRTFVKGDPSEEIRERFDLTHEALNAALDAVEPGVTGADVHDVVCDRYEEAGYDTLRSNATAETGFIHSTGHGVGLDVHELPRIASNGEELKPGHVITIEPGLYDPSVGGVRIEDIAVVTEDGYENLTSYPVELVV comes from the coding sequence ATGGACCCGGATTTCTCACCGCTCGATGATCTTCTGGAAGCGGAAGACGCAGACGGCTATCTCGTAGACGATACGAGTCACAACTCCACGCAGAAGTATCTCTCCGGCTTCGAGGCGCACGATCCGTTCGTGACACTCTACACGCCCGAGAAGACGATTCTCCTCGTCTCTGCGCTGGAGTACGGACGCGCGAAGAAACAGAGTCGGGCCGACGAGGTGCGCCGCGTCGCCGAGTACGACTACCGCGAACTCGTCTCCGAACACGGCCCCGCCGAGGCGAAAGCCCGCGCGCACGCCGAGTTCCTAGATGAGTACGACGTTGCGTCGGTGCTGACCCCCGAACGGTTCCCACTCGGCCCGGCCGACGGACTGCGCGAACGGGGCGTCGCCGTCGAAGCCGAAGAGTCGGACCGAGTGACCGAGATCCGGGCGACAAAAACCGACGAGGAGATCGAACACGTCCGGGCAGCGCAGAACGCAAACGAGGAAGCGATGCGCGCCGCAGAAAACCTCATCGCCGCCGCAGATGTCGAGGACGGCACCCTCGTCTACGAGGGTGCGCCCCTGACGAGCGAACGCGTCAAAGAGGAGATCGAGGTGACGCTCCTCCGGCACGGATGCGGCTTGGACGATACCATCGTCGCCTGCGGTGCGAACGCCGCAGACCCGCATGACCAAGGGAGCGGCCCGCTTCACGCCGACGAAGCGATCATCATCGATATCTTCCCGCGGTCGAAGGAAACCGGGTATCACGCCGACATGACCCGGACGTTCGTGAAGGGCGACCCGTCCGAAGAGATTCGAGAACGGTTCGATCTGACACACGAAGCCCTCAACGCAGCACTCGACGCTGTCGAACCCGGCGTCACCGGGGCGGACGTTCACGATGTCGTCTGCGACAGATACGAGGAGGCCGGATACGACACGCTTCGCTCGAATGCAACGGCCGAGACTGGGTTCATCCACTCGACGGGCCACGGCGTCGGTCTCGATGTGCACGAACTGCCGCGAATCGCATCTAACGGTGAGGAACTGAAACCCGGACACGTCATCACCATCGAACCCGGATTGTACGACCCGTCGGTCGGCGGCGTGCGCATCGAGGATATCGCCGTCGTCACCGAAGACGGCTACGAGAACCTAACGTCGTACCCTGTCGAGTTGGTCGTCTAA